The nucleotide sequence tatatttagccaggcatacacctaatttatccctcaattcaCAGTTAtactgctttagttaggtctgctggtaCCGAAAATACTTCTCTTATTCTTTAAGCATGCTtaaaagtgaatggcatctacacaAATTTTATTCGATTTCTTTTCCTGTCTAAACCTCGGGATTGTATCCTGAGGTTAcaagagccagccagatccatcTCTGATCCTGCCTGATGTCAGACTCCCACTGTGTCGCTGAGTGATAACtaactgcagcatgtgccagccagacttcactaAAACAGACAAAgcactgtacaaataaatgtGACTTGTCTGATTAAAAACCTGCAATTTATTAAGCTAACCAAGTAATCCACATTCAAAGAATGAGACCCTGTTATTATTTTGGCAAGATGTGCATTGATTGCTTGCAAAAATGACTCATGTGTGACATGGAATTAAGTCCAGGCAATGATCCATAATCCCGAAGTATTATACTCCCAAAGTAATTTGTGCACCTCTAGTGACATCAAATGGAATTACAAACTTAGTCTTTGCATGAGTGGCAAAATTGTAAACCTCACCTTTAATTTCCTatagaaacattttaaattaggtaaaaatacaagaatatttcaaatgtaatcaATCATTCTAATGCATCTATACCATTATTCTCAGGGACCTCTGGAGCTGATTCAGCTGCTGAAGAGGCCTCGTGGATGGGCGAAGGTTCTGCTTCAAGAGTGGGCTCAGATGCTGGCTCTGGGGCAAGTGCAGACACTGCTTCAGGGCCGGGCACCTTTGAGTCTGGTTCAGGGGTAGGTGCAGAGACTGGTTCAGGGCCGGGCACCTTTGAGACTGGTTCAATGGTAGGTGCAGACACTGGCTCAGAGGCGGGCACCTTTGAGACTGGTTCAGGGGTAGGTGCAGACACTGGCTCAGAGGCGGGCACCTTTGAGACTGGTTCAGGGGTAGGTGCAGACACTGGCTCAGAGGCGGGCACCTTTGAGACTGGTTCAGGGGTAGGTGCAGACACTGGTTCAGGGGCGGGCACCTTTGAGACTGGTTCAGGGGTAGGTGCAGACACTGGCTCAGAGGCGGGCACCTTTGAGACTGGTTCAGGGGTAGGTGCAGACACTGGTTCAGGGGCGGGCACCTTTGAGGCAGGTTCAAGGGTAGGTGCAGACACTGGCTCAGGGGCGGGCACCTTTGAGACTGGTTCAGGGGTAGGTGCAGACACTGGTTCAGGGGCGGCGACCTTTGAGGCTGGTTCAGGAGTAGGTGCAGACACTGGTTCAGGGGCAGGCACCTCTGGGACTGTATCAGGGGCAGGATCTGGTATGGTCACCTCTGGCACCGTTTTGGTCGTGGGCTCGGGGACGGGCACCTCTAGGACTGTTTTAGGGGTTGGATCTGTGACAGACACCTCTGGGATGGTTCCAGGGGTGGACTCTGGGACAGGCACGTCTAACACTGATTCAGGCTCTGGTTCTGGGACAGACTCTTTCACTGGTTCGGGCACTGGCTCTTCTACTTGTGCAACCACTGGTTCTGGTGCAGGTCTAGGTACCTCTACTTGCTCAGGCACTTGCTCTGTCACAGCGATGGGCACATCCACAAGGGCAGATTCTACGATGGCCTCAGGTACAAGCTCTGGAGTTGCCTATAAAAAGAGAGGTAGGCAGAAAGACAAcagaaatacaaattaatttagtCAGATTACATGCATCTAAGAGAAAAACTAAATCAGAGGTAGCTGTATAATTGAATGTATCATGTGGGACATTTTATTGAACCCTAACAATGAGTTTATATACTGGTGCAACACAGTGCAAGTTggcaaaagaaaaaactaaatgatACCAGCCACTGCAATCTGATTTCAGAACCAAGTGGTTACAACCCAAGTCAAATGAGCTCTATATGTGAATTTCCACCACTGGACAGAATGGTTCTTTTTGCGGAACAGTGCCATTCCATACCAATCCCAGCTCATAACGGTTACggtttatttttccattgtgGTACTGCGAAGTCTGGATTAGAATGGATTGACTGGGCAAGTGTCATGAGACACCACATCACTAAAGTTGTTCCACCAGCATGAGAAATCCATACAGGGAATGGTTTGTAATCACACCATACTGttctcaagtggaaatgctactggaatcATTGCGCACCATGCTCAGAACTGTTAAGACCGATGGTGAAAGGGCTCGGGTCCCTCTATTAATGCAAGTCTAAGGAATGTtttcaccattttttttattttatttttttttagctttgccAGGTGTACATCATATTAGTACTCCTCACCTCAACCACCTGTATGATTTAAAGCATCATTCATATCTGTAGCACAAACACAGCTAAGGTTTAATACTTAAGGTTAGGGGTTTCCCCCTTCTAACCACCATGAGTGGTCAAGAAGTCACTtggcaaaagaaaaaaacagttgTGGCAGGTCTATCCCCATAATATCTGAAAGTGTAAATTGGTGGTTGAGTTAAGAGCTGTCACAGGCAGAAGAAGCAGTCAAGTGGGTTTGTTGGAGGAGGTCAGTGCTTTGTCTCCGTGTCATAGACAGGTGCATGATAATGATGAGGAGGGAGAGGCAGGAAGACAGATTGCAGATGACAGCTGTCATGCAGGCAAAATACTGGGCCAGCCTCATAGGGAATGGAGCTCTGTGCAGAATGTGCTGTTGGCTACAGAGATGAATGTCTAAATTCAGTGGCTCCCAAGATGTCAAGCATTCTGTATGCAAAGTATTTTTTATGAGACAAGAATGGGATTTGTTTGCAACTTGTGAACAGGGTATGCTCGGAAATCATGTTCTTTTTATATGATAATTTGTAAATACTGTACATTGACTTAGTTATTAGGGATTAAGATTATCCAGAGAGATTACATTTCGGATTAGCTTTAGATTTATGTGATTAGTTAGGTGATACAGAATGTCAAGATGGTGAAAGTGTAACcgtggttgcttaggtgttctgtgtggttgtttgCATGCTGCTATGCAGTTggtagagtgttctgggtggtagtAAATAAAACTCtgttgtcttttacccttgctacatcATAAAGTTCACCCGGGCCTTATGCTGATTTCAGTGGTGaatttgccatttttgttttttttatcggATTttgttactgtagatatagatttaattgttggtgacttcaacattcatatataatgaaaatgacacattgggattagcatttattgatattctaaactctcttggagtcagacaaaaagTAACAGGACCAACTAATCggcataatcatacgctagatttaattctgttataTGGAGTTAATGTTGACGCAGAGCAATGCCACCTCGGATAATTACCTTGTCAATTGTATGCTGCGATCATTTAATGTAACTCAATCTACACCGTGCTATCATTCagatagaactattcttttgaccactaaagatagcttcactaataatcttccagatctatctcatacactcagtaaaccccaaagcctagaagaacttgagataacagaaaatataaatgcagacTTCTCtaacactcttgatagtgtcgccccccttcgattaaagaaaatttaagaaaaaagccctgcaccatggtacaatgatcacactcctgctctcaagagagcagctcggaaaatggagcgcaagtggaagaatacaaaattagagtttTTTTGCGGTAGATGAAAGTATAgtatctgtagctacagacaggcactaaaagctgccaggtcagcatattttagagaactcaaagaaaataaccacaacaatcctaggtgtttattcagtactgtggttaaattggttaggaatagaACCAGATATTCAACAGAAGCggatattctgtcgcagcacaagagtaatgacttcatgaatttctttactgatacattttaaataatcagaaataaaattggaattatgcaatcatctgtcatagcacctcagaaaacagtgtctaataattttctcacgtgcaacttcaatccttcgctgtcataggtaacgaagagctaacaaaacttatcaaaacatcacaagccacaacatgtatgatccaataccaaccaagctctcAAAAGAAGTATTCCCTGTCATCtctacttaatattattaactccttgctatccttaggacatgtcccaagaaactttaaaatggcagtcatcaaactgcttattaagaagccacaacttgatcctggagaattggctaattatagaccgatttcaaatctcccgcttatgttgaaaatactagaaaatgtagtgtcctcacaaatatgttcatttctacagagaaatagtatgtaTGAACAATTTTgaccccatcacagtacagaaactgcacttatctagaactagaaccaagaaatctgatcatattagccccattttatcgtcgtTACATTTGCTACTTGTtacattttgtatacattttttaattatgttaactatgtacaaagctttgaatggtctagctccgcagtaatAAAGTGacctaccacgctatattccatcacgttcataatgatcacaaaattctggccttttaatagttcctagaatatcaaattccacaaaaggaggtagatccttttcatatttggctcctaaactatggaatagtctccctaacactgttcgagatgcagacaaactcactcagtttaagtctagactaaagactcatctatttagccaggcatacacctaatttatcattcaactcacaattaggctgctttagttagatcTGCCTGacccagaaacattgatcatgatctataactgcaataaattgaatggcatctatgctagtattattctatttgtttccctgtcttaaccttgggactcctatactgaggtcaccagaaccggctggatccagctccattgctgcttcatgttggactccactgctacgagTCACTGAGTGATggtgactaatagcagccggtgccagccaaacatcacttcaatctattacgatggacttcagaggatgaactgatgccaagtCCAACCATAAGATATGGGATATATCATATTCCAttacctgaaccttggacttaagatAGACGTCACCGAAATTACTAGCCGGTtaaactgcgatgcacctaactgatctcggACTGCATCACCTCAgtttaatgatggactacacaaATCAGAAATAGCCAAAATAATCAGAATAGACAGAAATGATCCAGTGGATACCAAATAATATGAATTGACAAAATAGATCCTGCCTAAACTAAATTTGTTGAAAAGTTTCTTAGGTGCTATGTGGTTTCTTAGGTGTTCTATGTAGTTGTTAGCATGTTATtatgtggttgatagggtgttcagagtggttaatagcatgttgctatgcagttgctctTGGTGGTTTTTAGTGTTAATGTTCTGGTCCCTTTAGGTGTGGGGCCCCTTTTTGGAACTCTGTGGATTGTTTTTgcatgtcaagtggtttttattgtcgttcaaccatatacagttagtactgtacacagtgaaacgagaccacgTTCTTCCAGGACCATGGCGCTACATTAAACAACatgctgctcaggatgctctcaatagtccctctatagaatgtagtgaggatgggggtgggagatgtgctttcctcagccttcaaagaaagtagagacgctgctgggttTTCTTGGtagtagagctggtgttgagggaccaggtgaggttctccgccaggtgaacaccaaggaatttggtgctcttgacgatctacACAGAGGAGcagtcgatgttcagtggagagtggtcactctgtgctctcctaaagtcaacaaccatctcttttgttttgtccacattcagagacaggttgttggctctacaccagtccgttagccgctgcacctcctctctgtatgtggACTTgacattcttgctgatgagacccaccacggtcgtgtcatcgtgaacttaatgatgtggttcgagctgtgcattgctgcacagtcgtaagtcagcagagtgaacagcagtggactgagcacacagccctggggggcccaagcgctcagtgtggtggtggtggagatgctgttcccgatccggactgactgaggtctcccagtcaggaagtccagtatccagttgcagagggaggtgtccaggcccagcaggttcagctttccaatcaggtgctgaggaattattgtgttgaatgctgagctgaagtctatgaacagcgtttgaatgtatgagtcctttttatctgggtgagggccagatggagggttgtggtgatggcatcgtctgttgaacggtttggatgatATGTGAATTGCAGTGtgttagggttgcagcggtataccggtttcacggatTTAGTGATCATtagcagatttaatgataatctcgcaaacagctaaagcagacatgggcaatttacagccCGCGGACTGGATCAGGCCCTCCGCATGGTTTAATGTGGGCcgtggctcatttatcgtaaaagcgtttttctttttcattgtatatttcaattaacttgcattgggacgtcacgcgtctccacaagcgtttaccaTGCTGATGGTTGCCAAATAAGAGACACAActcccccagtttgagatttatacttgtgcaaattggaaatattccgcctaatgtaatacttattttgtgcaatctggcaaccatgcacgcgagtgTGCTATTTCTATCTGGCTTTCCCCCTTGAACAAACTTAGCAATCTATAgtacaatattctgctcaaggaaaagagtTATATGGCTACCCTGTGTCCATTCTCtgtgtacatgtattttttatttgtgcaatttagaaatgtttaagtctcttcacacctgtatgttaatctgaCTCTtgaagtaattatttatcatagtcattTAGTCGGTGTTATttagttgtgtgctgaaagtcaaacgttgacatcaacaacaaaaataatgtcacttgatgcatgtccttgtactggaaaaccatgaacaaaactatgcaacataaaaggaaatgtggcccaggatacattaaatacaggttatgtttaatctatgacaggtcgacacttgatgtccaatgtaaaatctgtcctgaagcaaaaccagttgagaaccactgagataaaggtacagacaggagcagtatatgttaattattaataatcataggacattacttcaaaagctcacacagctgatgttatttttcatttagtaattaatttaacatgtaaactaacatgctttagttatataacatgttatagtgacatgctatttttatcatgtttataattcgatttattattataattatgttatCTTATTTTCTCTATTTATTCTAAATAGTGAaaatgttttcactgataatagtaattgtgtaataccgtataccgtgatattttctgagacgttatcataccgttgcaaccctacagTGGGGTCTAGTGAGGGGACagcttaatgtgcctcatgacgagcctctcgaagcacttcatgatgatgggtgtgagtgcgacgggatggtagtcgttgaggcaggacactgaagacttctttggcatggggacgatggtgatggccttgaagcatgttggaacaaTGTTTTTTGTCCAACACGCAGAAATCACAAGgctaaataatttatattcatCTTTTCCCTCTCCCAAGTTCCTATGATAGTCTGGTTCCTAAATATAAATTTTTGAGTTTGTCTACGGGATTTTGGGGCCTATTTTGTCGTCTGTCAAATGAAAATCGTACAACTGATCACTTTAGCGAACACCAATTACAGGACAGacaaaatgtttcaaaaagtgacaagatggctGCTACCAGAATGGCAAGTCTATTCACTCTCTGAAACCAAACGTAATAACTTGAAGAATTTGGCGTCCACTCTCCACTGGCAGATGGTGCATTCCATGTCACACAACTGCCCAAATTTATTTCAGaagtttgtgtaagtgtgtgaattAACACTGGAATACCACAGAGAAACTGCTGATAAGGAGATCTTCCAGTctgaaactgaatttaagaccactgcaaaatttaATTCcacagaattaataaaaaataataataatgaaatgggtttgattcccagcatATAATGCAGTGACTATCTTACATTTTTAAGAGTGACTTAAGTATTCGAAAGTGTCCCAGTGTTTTGCCTATATGCATTCATATGCATGTATTTATTCACTCAAAATTTGGTGCGCTGCTGCTGAAAATGTACTTGGTTCATTCATATTATTGACGCTACGTAACGCTTGCTACTGTATGTCTGTTCGGATAGGGTTGTGGACACCATGGAAAGAACAAAGCCCCGGTTCTCCCTACATTGAAAAATCATTGACTCAATTTCAACTCGTcccaacttttctttaaaaataaaatgacaaattaaggttacagtgaggcacttacaatggaagtcaatggggccaatttttggaggctttaaaacacagaaatgtgaagcttataattttacaaaaaaactcatgtattatttgagctgtaaaactgTTTAgattgtcattttagtgtttgttgacattacatcgtgaTTCCTTAAAGAAAtgatgcagatcaggcaacgaaGAGAAAACGTAttgcttttgttgtttgttgttgaaAAATAATGGTAATGCATGCCCTTATACTTGAAaactatgaacaaaactataAAGAAATATAGCCGCAAGAGGCAATCAAAGGGGTCCAAGCACATGAAGAAATTACCAAAATAATCATAATTGACAAAAATGATCCAATGGTAGTCAAATAATACGAATTGACAGAATAGAATCCTGCCTAAACTAAATTTGTTGAAAAGTGAattgggtaccaacattttgaggctgcaaaaagcacataaaggcagtataaaaatgtattcatacgACTTCAGTGGTAAAATCCTTATATTTTGAAGTCATATATCATTTATCTGAAAACTCTCTTACACTTATAATATAGAGATATGTGCATGTGGGCAGAGAACTGCTGCCCTCCAGAACACCACAGCgccaattatttttcaaatagaaATCGGTGGTCAAATATGGTACTGCAACCGGCACTCACTGAGGTGCAATGAGGCAGAAATGAGTCTGCCCATAATGAAGTATCAAACCAAAACTAGTGTTTTctgacctcaaataatgcaaagaaaacaagttcatattcatttataaacagcacaatactaatgttttaacttaggtagagttcagaaatcagtatttggtggaataaccctgattttcaatgaAAGCGTCTTGGCATGTGAAACTGGGATGATCTGAGCATCttcagtactgaaacagtaatgGCGTGATGACGTTTCATGCACACATCACAGTGGCCATATTTTTGACCATCAGCGTAGAAGCAACAGCGCTGAATGGAGAAACATCCATTAAAACGTCAATAAATCATccaaatattgatttttataCATGAAGTGCCAGGAAAAGTGTGTACAGGTCTGAAGTCAGCAGAAATGTTGGCAGATTTGACTTTCGTGGAcaatgaaatgtattttattcacGATTCATCTCCGGATGGCggcgagtctgatgtgtgaccggcgagcacgcacacacgcacacacacacacacacacacacacacacacacacacacacacacacacacacacacacgttgtgtttccatgttttatggggactttccatagacataatggtttttatactgtacaaactttatattctatcccctaaacctaaccctacccctaaacctaaccctcacagaaaactttctgcatttttacattttcaaaaaacaatttagtatgatttataagctgttttcctcatggggaccaacaaaatgtccccacaaggtcaaaaatttcgggttttactatccttatggggacatttggtccccacaaagtgataaatacacgctcacacacacacacacacacacacacacacacacacacacacacacacacacacaagaatatcatcgtaaacatctctcattcaggaGTTACAAATGTTTGTGCTGTTTTCTGGTCTGACTCGGTCACAATATTACTAAACATCTGTGATGATcccatctgtatgaatgtaagatcTGCTTTTAGCTCAACCAGAGAACACAGAATGCAACACAGGCAAACAAACTTACAGTATGCAAATATACATGGAGTTTAAGAactattgtgttttatttatgttgtcatgCATATGTTGTCTCTTTTGTAACAtggttaatttaaaaaatattcagcaTTTTCCATATTAACTTGCtgtgtaaatatttttacattgtagTCTGTTGGCGTGAATAAATTCTGTGCTTCAAAATCGTATGTGTTGTTTAATGACCAACGTTTGTGAACTGTTTAGcctaaacattaaatatatacgGTATAGTGGCGTtatagtgcttttatacaatgtgTTACAATCATCTCACATCTCACATGGTCGTGGCATTATAATTTAAGTGTTTAATTGCTGCTCTCCCCCTTCATCACTGGCTGACTTGGTGATTTTGGATGTGGTatcactttattaagctttataaatagaaataaaagttTTCCAACAGCGCAGCACACAGAAGGTATGTGGAGTTTGGTCCTATGCTGTACTGTATATGGCAGCGATGAAATATAATGATATCACATGAAACCGGTAAAGCAAACTGAtctcttggctcaattcaaatGCTGTATATTTCAAAgctgaatgtttttattgtcGCTGGAAAATAAGTAGGTCTGATCTGATGCTTGATACACATGCTTACATCAATCCGATCACTTTGGCTATGTTCACacaggcagaaaaaaaaaaaatcggatttttttagacactgtcaCTAAATCAgtttaggtttttgtagtctgaacaggacaaaaacacaataaatccGATTAAAATCCGATTTTTCTTAATGCGTCTCAGTCTGAACAGTCAGGTTGGatctaatgtgtttttttttttcataatttgctGATGGCTGTTCTACGTCAGGTTTTGCGAATACATACTGTGCTCCGAACAGCATAATTAATGCCTTCGTAGGGCACTtcaaattttaatacaataatgaTGGCCATGCAGTAGGATTGTTATAAACAGAATTTTCTTACACATTTAATCCCTATAAAACTCTCACAGTGGAAGGTAAACAGGGCATAGAGatcatcacttctgaatgaaacacacccatatgtcatttatatgttaCAGGGCACGCAAAGCACTGCAAACCTCTTATAATAATACAGACATTGCCTTAACTTACCCAAAGATATGCGCTAAGGTGCAGTAACCTAATTATAAAGTAAAGTGATAAAGTATTGAATGTCACATAAATACGGGACACTTGAGAAGTGTTTCATCACAGGACGTGGGTCCTCGTCTCACCATATGACCTTTTTCTGATTTAATATGGGAAATAAAGCCTTTAATATGGGATGATTCGCTCTATAGAGATAAAAGGCATCCCATATGAGACATCATAATTTCATCCAAAATACAGGACGTCCCCACCAAAACGGGCAGCAGCTGCACTAGCAGCAACaaacattgcatatgccaccTCAGATTAAGGAGAACAAAATGAAATGTTGATTGTTGCAGAATGCTTACATGTTACGTGgcctacaaaaattattttactcatatacagtgaggaaaataagtatttgaacaccctgctattttgcaagttctcccacttttaaatcatggaggggtctgaaattgtcatcgtaggtgcatgtccactgtgagagacacaatctaaaaaaaaaaatccagaaatcacaatgtatgattttgtaactatttatatgtatgatacagctgcaaataagtattt is from Xyrauchen texanus isolate HMW12.3.18 chromosome 8, RBS_HiC_50CHRs, whole genome shotgun sequence and encodes:
- the LOC127647564 gene encoding uncharacterized protein LOC127647564 isoform X9 — encoded protein: MTLDAPVILAALFFTIIAIIIASTLLAKKPAPKKESKRHAEERPERDTDYPQPRVEAPAPAPVKEQLVPKKKEKPVPEVIPVQQTPVQATPELVPEAIVESALVDVPIAVTEQVPEQVEVPRPAPEPVVAQVEEPVPEPVKESVPEPEPESVLDVPVPESTPGTIPEVSVTDPTPKTVLEVPVPEPTTKTVPEVTIPDPAPDTVPEVPAPEPVSAPTPEPASKVAAPEPVSAPTPEPVSKVPAPEPVSAPTLEPASKVPAPEPVSAPTPEPVSKVPASEPVSAPTPEPVSKVPAPEPVSAPTPEPVSKVPASEPVSAPTPEPVSKVPASEPVSAPTPEPVSKVPASEPVSAPTIEPVSKVPGPEPVSAPTPEPDSKVPGPEAVSALAPEPASEPTLEAEPSPIHEASSAAESAPEVPENNDVAAASVTDEGETPAVVPGKKRTTKFEKRMAKEEMEEEQRVQQEQLDAIFKLLRENQETFGEMTEGDEEEQLKLYTL
- the LOC127647564 gene encoding uncharacterized protein LOC127647564 isoform X1, whose product is MTLDAPVILAALFFTIIAIIIASTLLAKKPAPKKESKRHAEERPERDTDYPQPRVEAPAPAPVKEQLVPKKKEKPVPEVIPVQQTPVQAEVKTEKEAVIEPKKEEDVPVAPVIEEVGVVQEHPAAEPEVIPVHKTPVQATPELVPEAIVESALVDVPIAVTEQVPEQVEVPRPAPEPVVAQVEEPVPEPVKESVPEPEPESVLDVPVPESTPGTIPEVSVTDPTPKTVLEVPVPEPTTKTVPEVTIPDPAPDTVPEVPAPEPVSAPTPEPASKVAAPEPVSAPTPEPVSKVPAPEPVSAPTLEPASKVPAPEPVSAPTPEPVSKVPASEPVSAPTPEPVSKVPAPEPVSAPTPEPVSKVPASEPVSAPTPEPVSKVPASEPVSAPTPEPVSKVPASEPVSAPTIEPVSKVPGPEPVSAPTPEPDSKVPGPEAVSALAPEPASEPTLEAEPSPIHEASSAAESAPEVPENNDVAAASVTDEGETPAVVPGKKRTTKFEKRMAKEEMEEEQRVQQEQLDAIFKLLRENQETFGEMTEGDEEEQLKLYTL
- the LOC127647564 gene encoding uncharacterized protein LOC127647564 isoform X5; the encoded protein is MTLDAPVILAALFFTIIAIIIASTLLAKKPAPKKESKRHAEERPERDTDYPQPRVEAPAPAPVKEQLVPKKKEKPVPEVIPVQQTPVQAEVKTEKEAVIEPKKEEDVPVAPVIEEVGVVQEHPAAEPEVIPVHKTPVQATPELVPEAIVESALVDVPIAVTEQVPEQVEVPRPAPEPVVAQVEEPVPEPVKESVPEPEPESVLDVPVPESTPGTIPEVSVTDPTPKTVLEVPVPEPTTKTVPEVTIPDPAPDTVPEVPAPEPVSAPTPEPASKVAAPEPVSAPTPEPVSKVPAPEPVSAPTLEPASKVPAPEPVSAPTPEPVSKVPASEPVSAPTPEPVSKVPAPEPVSAPTPEPVSKVPASEPVSAPTPEPVSKVPASEPVSAPTPEPVSKVPASEPVSAPTIEPVSKVPGPEPVSAPTPEPDSKVPGPEAVSALAPEPASEPTLEAEPSPIHEASSAAESAPEVPENNDVAAASVTDEGETPAVVPGKKRTTKFEKRMAKEEMEEEQRIEFTNDFTSL
- the LOC127647564 gene encoding uncharacterized protein LOC127647564 isoform X6 translates to MTLDAPVILAALFFTIIAIIIASTLLAKKPAPKKESKRHAEERPERDTDYPQPRVEAPAPAPVKEQLVPKKKEKPVPEVIPVQQTPVQAEVKTEKEAVIEPKKEEDVPVAPVIEEVGVVQEHPAAEPEVIPVHKTPVQATPELVPEAIVESALVDVPIAVTEQVPEQVEVPRPAPEPVVAQVEEPVPEPVKESVPEPEPESVLDVPVPESTPGTIPEVSVTDPTPKTVLEVPVPEPTTKTVPEVTIPDPAPDTVPEVPAPEPVSAPTPEPASKVAAPEPVSAPTPEPVSKVPAPEPVSAPTLEPASKVPAPEPVSAPTPEPVSKVPASEPVSAPTPEPVSKVPAPEPVSAPTPEPVSKVPASEPVSAPTPEPVSKVPASEPVSAPTPEPVSKVPASEPVSAPTIEPVSKVPGPEPVSAPTPEPDSKVPGPEAVSALAPEPASEPTLEAEPSPIHEASSAAESAPEVPENNDVAAASVTDEGETPAVVPGKKRTTKFEKRMAKEEMEEEQRAAE
- the LOC127647564 gene encoding uncharacterized protein LOC127647564 isoform X11, with translation MTLDAPVILAALFFTIIAIIIASTLLAKKPAPKKESKRHAEERPERDTDYPQPRVEAPAPAPVKEQLVPKKKEKPVPEVIPVQQTPVQAEVKTEKEAVIEPKKEEDVPVAPVIEEVGVVQEHPAAEPEVIPVHKTPVQATPELVPEAIVESALVDVPIAVTEQVPEQVEVPRPAPEPVVAQVEEPVPEPVKESVPEPEPESVLDVPVPESTPGTIPEVSVTDPTPKTVLEVPVPEPTTKTVPEVTIPDPAPDTVPEVPAPEPVSAPTPEPASKVAAPEPVSAPTPEPVSKVPAPEPVSAPTLEPASKVPAPEPVSAPTPEPVSKVPASEPVSAPTPEPVSKVPASEPVSAPTIEPVSKVPGPEPVSAPTPEPDSKVPGPEAVSALAPEPASEPTLEAEPSPIHEASSAAESAPEVPENNDVAAASVTDEGETPAVVPGKKRTTKFEKRMAKEEMEEEQRVQQEQLDAIFKLLRENQETFGEMTEGDEEEQLKLYTL
- the LOC127647564 gene encoding cell surface glycoprotein 1-like isoform X7, with product MTLDAPVILAALFFTIIAIIIASTLLAKKPAPKKESKRHAEERPERDTDYPQPRVEAPAPAPVKEQLVPKKKEKPVPEVIPVQQTPVQAEVKTEKEAVIEPKKEEDVPVAPVIEEVGVVQEHPAAEPEVIPVHKTPVQATPELVPEAIVESALVDVPIAVTEQVPEQVEVPRPAPEPVVAQVEEPVPEPVKESVPEPEPESVLDVPVPESTPGTIPEVSVTDPTPKTVLEVPVPEPTTKTVPEVTIPDPAPDTVPEVPAPEPVSAPTPEPASKVAAPEPVSAPTPEPVSKVPAPEPVSAPTLEPASKVPAPEPVSAPTPEPVSKVPASEPVSAPTPEPVSKVPAPEPVSAPTPEPVSKVPASEPVSAPTPEPVSKVPGPEPVSAPTPEPDSKVPGPEAVSALAPEPASEPTLEAEPSPIHEASSAAESAPEVPENNDVAAASVTDEGETPAVVPGKKRTTKFEKRMAKEEMEEEQRVQQEQLDAIFKLLRENQETFGEMTEGDEEEQLKLYTL